A single genomic interval of Fibrobacter sp. UWB13 harbors:
- a CDS encoding metallophosphoesterase, translating to MNASIDFIGDIHGHYDELVVLLKKLGYEERGGAFRYPGDERTVVFLGDYIDRGSRVRDTVNLVRAMRDAGSAVALLGNHEFNALSFWHENGAGGRPIKSIRGGYLREHSFNKVAIHVKTVESYRGRKAEFQEMLDFLKTLPFYLETDLFRAQHACFDLKCAEVLKAEGIRSFMDGDFDELIARANDKNDEYDDSLYWPISLFLKGPELDLPEGVTFRDAEGVNRKRTRIRWWINPKNVTLQELSFQPGVELPPREVPLEIQTRDFYGENERPVFFGHYWLTGMPELIRDNVCCLDYSVAGYRGDGRLVAYRFDGEQKLDNRKFVSVAAGSS from the coding sequence ATGAACGCATCGATTGACTTCATTGGCGATATTCATGGGCATTACGATGAACTCGTTGTGCTCCTTAAAAAGCTGGGTTACGAAGAACGTGGAGGCGCGTTCCGCTATCCGGGCGATGAACGTACGGTCGTATTTTTAGGTGATTACATCGACCGCGGAAGTCGAGTGCGCGATACGGTGAATCTCGTGCGCGCCATGCGCGATGCGGGTTCTGCTGTGGCGTTGTTGGGCAATCACGAGTTCAATGCGCTTAGCTTTTGGCACGAGAATGGAGCCGGCGGGCGACCCATAAAATCGATTCGTGGCGGTTATTTGCGTGAGCATTCTTTTAACAAAGTAGCGATTCATGTGAAGACTGTCGAAAGCTATCGCGGGCGCAAGGCGGAATTCCAGGAAATGCTTGATTTCCTCAAGACGCTCCCGTTTTACTTGGAAACAGACTTGTTCCGTGCGCAACATGCCTGCTTTGACTTGAAATGCGCTGAAGTGCTTAAAGCTGAAGGTATCCGTTCTTTTATGGATGGCGATTTCGACGAGCTTATTGCACGTGCGAACGACAAAAATGACGAATACGACGATTCGCTGTATTGGCCGATAAGTTTGTTCTTGAAAGGTCCGGAATTAGATTTGCCGGAAGGTGTGACGTTCCGCGATGCTGAAGGTGTCAATCGCAAGCGTACGCGAATCCGCTGGTGGATCAATCCGAAGAACGTCACTTTGCAGGAGCTCAGCTTCCAGCCGGGCGTAGAATTGCCTCCGCGCGAAGTTCCGCTCGAAATTCAGACTCGCGATTTCTATGGCGAAAATGAACGCCCTGTTTTCTTTGGGCATTATTGGTTGACGGGGATGCCTGAACTTATTCGTGATAACGTTTGCTGTCTGGATTACAGTGTGGCTGGCTATCGCGGTGACGGGCGCCTGGTTGCTTATCGTTTTGATGGCGAACAGAAACTTGATAACCGAAAGTTCGTCTCGGTCGCCGCTGGCTCATCCTAA
- a CDS encoding amino acid ABC transporter permease produces MSELSTLLPILWGGFCTTLAIFALTLLFSIPLGLLVAVLKMSRYRIVRYPVSFYISVMRGTPLLLQIVAIYFGSYYLSEYTGVEFSFDRFPAVIVAFSINYAAYFAEIFRGGIQSIPKGQYEAAAMLGLTRGQTFYRIILPQVVKRVVPASANEVITLVKDTSLAQVIAVTELFALAKKQQAAYASIYPLFVAGVFYYIANLLLSMVFAYVERKLNYYK; encoded by the coding sequence ATGTCGGAACTATCAACGCTTTTGCCTATTCTCTGGGGCGGCTTCTGCACGACGCTCGCGATTTTCGCGCTCACGTTGTTGTTCTCGATTCCGCTCGGCTTGCTTGTAGCGGTTCTCAAGATGAGCCGCTACCGCATTGTGCGTTACCCGGTATCGTTCTACATCTCGGTGATGCGCGGCACTCCGCTTTTGCTCCAGATTGTGGCGATTTACTTTGGCTCGTACTACTTGAGCGAATACACGGGAGTGGAATTCTCGTTTGACCGTTTTCCGGCAGTGATTGTCGCCTTCTCGATAAACTATGCCGCTTACTTTGCCGAAATCTTCCGCGGTGGCATCCAGTCCATTCCGAAGGGCCAGTACGAGGCTGCAGCAATGCTCGGCCTTACGCGCGGTCAGACATTCTATCGCATCATTCTCCCGCAGGTGGTCAAGCGTGTTGTGCCTGCTAGTGCAAACGAAGTCATCACGCTTGTGAAGGATACTTCCTTGGCGCAGGTCATTGCTGTGACGGAACTTTTTGCACTCGCGAAAAAGCAGCAGGCTGCTTACGCAAGCATTTATCCGTTGTTTGTCGCGGGCGTGTTCTACTACATCGCCAATTTGCTTTTGAGCATGGTCTTTGCTTACGTTGAACGTAAGTTGAATTACTACAAGTGA
- the radC gene encoding DNA repair protein RadC, which yields MNHNQLALYAKPEFHLLPREKMENIGVSALSNEELLAIILGSGSHECSVFELSRRLSDFLSTETSIPTLARLKEIRGLGKVKAAQILACLELSGRFILSDKAVPVSTPEDVLSRVAYLKYESQEHLVVVSLNSANYVIRVHELTTGLVNQTPVHPREAFALAIEDRAVSVIFVHNHPSGSLEPSPEDISITRVLCASGKILQIPVLDHIIIGKTGFTSLCRLYPEMFESTFFK from the coding sequence ATGAACCATAACCAACTTGCGTTATATGCCAAACCCGAATTTCATTTGTTGCCTCGTGAAAAAATGGAAAATATAGGTGTAAGCGCATTGAGCAATGAAGAATTGTTAGCCATTATTTTGGGGAGCGGCAGTCACGAATGTAGTGTGTTCGAACTGTCGAGAAGGCTCTCGGATTTTTTGTCGACCGAAACCTCGATCCCGACATTGGCTCGTCTCAAAGAAATTCGTGGACTTGGAAAAGTCAAGGCGGCACAGATTCTTGCCTGTTTGGAACTTTCGGGGCGCTTTATTTTGAGTGACAAGGCTGTTCCTGTTTCGACTCCCGAAGATGTGCTCTCTCGTGTGGCGTACTTGAAGTATGAATCGCAGGAGCATCTCGTCGTTGTCTCGCTAAATTCCGCCAATTACGTTATTCGCGTGCATGAACTCACAACCGGACTTGTCAACCAGACTCCGGTCCACCCGCGAGAAGCGTTTGCCTTAGCTATCGAGGACCGCGCTGTATCGGTCATTTTTGTCCACAATCACCCCTCAGGATCGCTAGAACCGAGCCCAGAAGACATTTCAATTACGCGAGTCCTTTGTGCATCAGGTAAAATTTTGCAAATACCGGTTTTGGACCATATTATCATTGGTAAAACTGGGTTTACAAGTCTATGCCGTCTTTACCCAGAAATGTTCGAAAGTACATTTTTTAAGTGA
- a CDS encoding amino acid ABC transporter ATP-binding protein: MDSQVQSVIINDASLDSTPILEVKHLKKSFGDLHVLKDISFDLNAGEVLSIIGPSGSGKSTLLRCLTQLETFEAGEVCVDGKDMVIPGSCIGGKIKYAPAKTLRDIRLSTGLVFQNFNLFPHLTVLQNLTLAPIRVLGDSREDARALARFLLKQMGLEGKEKSYPCELSGGQQQRVSIARALALKPKILFFDEPTSALDPELTGEVLKIIKKLAEDRMTMVIVTHEMAFARDVANKVMFMDQGVVVEQGTPDFVFNQSQNKRLSSFLERFSRT, from the coding sequence ATGGATTCTCAAGTTCAGTCTGTTATCATTAATGACGCGTCTCTGGATTCCACTCCGATTCTCGAAGTCAAGCATTTAAAGAAGTCCTTTGGCGATTTGCATGTGCTCAAGGATATTTCGTTTGACCTCAATGCGGGCGAGGTACTTTCGATTATCGGGCCTTCCGGTTCAGGCAAGAGCACACTCCTCCGTTGCCTCACGCAGCTCGAAACCTTTGAAGCGGGCGAGGTGTGTGTCGATGGCAAGGACATGGTCATTCCCGGTTCTTGCATTGGCGGTAAAATCAAGTACGCTCCTGCAAAGACGCTTCGTGACATTCGCCTTTCTACGGGGCTTGTGTTTCAGAACTTTAACTTGTTCCCGCACTTGACCGTACTCCAGAACTTGACGCTTGCGCCGATCCGCGTGCTCGGCGATTCCCGTGAAGATGCCCGTGCGCTGGCTCGATTCTTGCTCAAGCAGATGGGGCTCGAAGGAAAGGAAAAGTCTTACCCATGTGAACTCTCGGGCGGTCAGCAACAGCGCGTGTCCATTGCGCGTGCGCTTGCGTTAAAGCCTAAGATTCTCTTTTTTGATGAACCGACGAGCGCTTTGGACCCGGAACTCACGGGCGAAGTCCTCAAAATCATTAAGAAACTTGCCGAAGACCGCATGACAATGGTCATCGTGACTCACGAAATGGCTTTTGCCCGAGATGTGGCGAACAAGGTTATGTTCATGGACCAGGGCGTTGTCGTGGAACAGGGAACACCGGATTTTGTGTTCAACCAGTCTCAGAACAAACGCTTGAGTTCGTTCCTGGAAAGATTTTCAAGAACATAA
- a CDS encoding outer membrane beta-barrel protein: MKKLFIASAIAMMCLSANAFAEDDGYGNDIPAARSEGTVDDGYGNKLPSSNEPEYKSFEEARSSSNNGQRPKLQVGVHMGIGYAGFYDYPTDEDFVDEFGKNEWGGLSFDLGIVLKYRLNPLISFVPEINFGVSYFSEEIKGSEGYDSYWKWYKVNDTRTLVNFNIPLALRLNVPFVYLEAGARLNLNFVTSHDYEYTDENGNALQYYDREEGEYKNVTRKADDEWEVKTFVPSLMAGLGTTFLINGHEVDLGIRAFWDLTAIEEHDKLFYETDDSRYLKAVDVGSKIFSIQFVLNYFF, from the coding sequence ATGAAAAAGCTCTTTATTGCATCCGCTATCGCCATGATGTGTCTTAGCGCAAACGCCTTTGCCGAAGATGATGGCTACGGTAACGATATCCCGGCGGCAAGGTCCGAAGGAACTGTCGATGACGGCTATGGCAACAAGCTCCCGTCGTCAAACGAACCTGAATACAAGAGCTTCGAAGAAGCCCGCTCTTCTTCAAATAACGGTCAGCGTCCGAAGTTGCAGGTCGGTGTCCACATGGGCATTGGCTATGCCGGTTTTTATGATTATCCGACTGATGAAGATTTTGTTGATGAGTTCGGTAAGAATGAATGGGGTGGCTTATCCTTTGATCTCGGTATTGTGCTCAAATACCGCCTGAACCCGCTGATTTCTTTTGTTCCTGAAATCAACTTTGGCGTGAGCTACTTCTCGGAAGAAATTAAAGGCTCCGAAGGTTATGACAGTTATTGGAAATGGTACAAGGTCAATGACACGCGTACCCTTGTCAATTTTAATATTCCGCTCGCTCTCCGCTTGAATGTCCCGTTTGTTTATCTGGAAGCTGGTGCTCGCCTTAACTTGAATTTCGTAACATCTCATGACTATGAATACACCGATGAAAACGGCAACGCTCTTCAGTACTATGATAGAGAAGAAGGTGAGTACAAGAACGTGACGCGTAAAGCCGATGATGAATGGGAAGTCAAAACTTTTGTTCCGTCCCTCATGGCAGGTTTAGGCACGACATTCCTCATCAATGGTCATGAAGTTGACTTGGGCATCCGTGCTTTCTGGGACTTGACTGCAATCGAAGAACACGACAAGCTTTTCTATGAAACTGATGATTCCCGTTATCTCAAGGCGGTCGATGTCGGTTCGAAAATCTTCTCAATTCAGTTTGTTCTTAACTACTTCTTCTAA
- a CDS encoding amino acid ABC transporter substrate-binding protein, producing MKKIFAMLAAVACAAVLSACNDQKSETKTAADDSFNKVKAAGVFVLGLDDSFPPMGFRDKDNNIVGFDIDLATEVCARLGIKLKTQPISWDAKEQELNTGKIDCIWNGMSVDSARAKAMNLSDAYLRNRMIFTVKDKAITNLAALAGKKIAVQNGSTAQKLLDASEAGKAAKEIVPFDDNQTALMDLDKGGVDAVFLDEIVAKYWIVTNAKDYTVLEEGLSDEVYAVGFRKKDQALRDSVNNVLAAMKADGKFAAISSKWFGK from the coding sequence ATGAAAAAGATTTTTGCGATGCTTGCGGCTGTTGCTTGTGCCGCGGTTCTTTCTGCCTGTAACGACCAGAAGTCTGAAACGAAGACTGCTGCAGATGACTCCTTCAACAAGGTCAAGGCCGCGGGCGTGTTTGTGCTCGGCCTCGACGATTCTTTCCCGCCGATGGGTTTCCGCGACAAGGACAATAACATCGTGGGCTTTGACATTGACCTCGCCACTGAAGTTTGCGCTCGCTTGGGCATCAAGCTTAAGACGCAACCGATTTCCTGGGACGCTAAGGAACAGGAACTGAATACCGGCAAGATTGACTGCATCTGGAACGGCATGAGTGTTGACTCTGCACGTGCCAAGGCAATGAACTTGAGCGATGCTTACCTCAGGAACCGCATGATTTTCACGGTGAAGGACAAGGCTATCACGAACCTCGCTGCTCTCGCTGGCAAGAAGATTGCCGTGCAGAACGGTTCTACCGCACAGAAGTTGCTCGATGCTTCCGAAGCAGGCAAGGCTGCCAAGGAAATCGTTCCGTTTGACGACAACCAGACAGCTCTCATGGATTTGGACAAGGGCGGTGTCGATGCCGTGTTCCTCGATGAAATCGTTGCCAAGTACTGGATTGTCACGAACGCCAAAGACTACACGGTGCTCGAAGAAGGTCTCTCCGACGAAGTCTACGCTGTGGGCTTCCGCAAAAAGGACCAGGCTCTCCGTGACTCTGTGAACAACGTCCTTGCTGCGATGAAGGCTGACGGCAAGTTCGCCGCAATCTCCTCCAAGTGGTTCGGCAAATAG
- a CDS encoding succinate dehydrogenase/fumarate reductase iron-sulfur subunit: MSGLNLTLKIWRQKDAKTKGQFETVKINDVSPDMSFLEMLDIVNEEQMKQGKEGFAFDHDCREGICGMCSLVINGMPHGPDHATTTCQLHMRKFKDGDTIVIEPWRAAAFPVIRDCAVDRTAFDRIIQAGGFVSVNTGAAPEASTIPVPKADADRAFDAAACIGCGACVAACKNASAMLFVSAKVSHLSFLPQGKVEAKKRVLAMVAQMDKEGFGNCTNLYECQAACPKGITVDYIAKMNREYLGATVTYAEKVYGKD; this comes from the coding sequence ATGAGCGGACTGAATTTGACTTTGAAGATTTGGCGTCAGAAGGATGCCAAGACCAAGGGACAGTTCGAAACTGTCAAGATCAACGATGTTTCTCCGGACATGTCCTTCTTGGAAATGCTCGACATTGTGAACGAAGAACAGATGAAGCAGGGCAAGGAAGGCTTCGCTTTCGACCACGACTGCCGCGAAGGTATCTGTGGTATGTGCTCTCTCGTCATCAACGGTATGCCGCACGGTCCTGACCATGCAACGACTACCTGCCAGCTTCACATGCGCAAGTTCAAGGATGGCGACACCATCGTGATCGAACCGTGGCGCGCTGCTGCATTCCCGGTTATCCGTGACTGCGCTGTCGACCGTACCGCTTTCGACCGCATCATCCAGGCTGGCGGCTTTGTTTCCGTCAACACCGGTGCTGCTCCTGAAGCTTCCACGATTCCGGTTCCCAAGGCTGATGCCGACCGCGCATTCGACGCTGCCGCTTGCATTGGTTGCGGTGCTTGCGTCGCTGCTTGTAAGAACGCATCTGCTATGCTCTTCGTCTCTGCTAAGGTTTCTCACCTCAGCTTCTTGCCGCAGGGCAAGGTCGAAGCCAAGAAGCGCGTTTTGGCCATGGTCGCTCAGATGGACAAGGAAGGCTTCGGCAACTGCACGAACCTTTACGAATGCCAGGCTGCCTGCCCGAAGGGTATCACCGTCGATTACATCGCCAAGATGAACCGCGAATACCTCGGCGCAACAGTCACCTACGCCGAAAAGGTGTACGGAAAGGATTAA
- a CDS encoding thymidylate synthase, with product MQQYLDLLKDIIDNGVDRSDRTGTGTRSVFGRQTRFDLSKGFPCLTTKKLHLRSIIHELLWFLKGDTNIKYLHDNKVTIWDEWADENGDLGPVYGHQWRSWPTPDGGHIDQIANLINSLKNNPDSRRHLVCAWNVAEVDKMALPPCHCLFQFYVGGVGASGKRKLSCQLYQRSADMFLGVPFNIASYSLLTMMLAQVCGYEAGEFVHTFGDLHLYSNHFDQAREQLSRTPRALPTMKMNPDVKDLFDFKFEDFELVNYDPWPTIKAPIAV from the coding sequence ATGCAGCAATACTTAGATCTTCTCAAAGATATTATCGATAACGGTGTAGATCGTTCTGACCGCACTGGCACCGGCACTCGTTCTGTGTTTGGCCGCCAGACCCGCTTTGACCTTTCCAAGGGCTTCCCGTGCCTCACGACTAAGAAACTCCACTTGCGCAGTATCATTCACGAACTGCTGTGGTTCTTGAAGGGCGATACGAATATCAAGTACTTGCACGATAACAAGGTTACGATTTGGGACGAATGGGCTGATGAAAATGGCGACTTGGGTCCGGTTTACGGTCACCAGTGGCGCTCCTGGCCGACACCCGATGGCGGACATATTGACCAGATTGCGAATTTGATCAATAGCCTCAAGAACAATCCAGATTCTCGCCGTCACTTGGTTTGCGCTTGGAACGTTGCCGAAGTCGACAAGATGGCTTTGCCTCCGTGCCATTGTCTGTTCCAGTTCTACGTGGGCGGTGTAGGCGCTAGCGGTAAGCGCAAGCTCAGCTGCCAGCTTTACCAGCGCAGTGCCGACATGTTCCTCGGCGTGCCGTTCAACATTGCATCGTACTCGCTCTTGACGATGATGCTTGCCCAGGTCTGCGGTTACGAAGCGGGCGAGTTTGTCCATACTTTTGGCGACCTGCATTTGTACAGCAATCACTTTGACCAGGCTCGTGAACAGCTTTCGCGCACGCCGCGTGCGCTCCCGACGATGAAGATGAATCCTGATGTCAAGGATTTGTTCGATTTCAAGTTCGAAGATTTTGAACTTGTGAATTACGATCCGTGGCCGACCATCAAGGCTCCGATTGCGGTTTAA
- a CDS encoding OmpA family protein has protein sequence MKRVAMGLALALAASSAFAGHANTINKTGFVGVNKTQSAQSLGHSKLVFTALGDYAFGNSMFKNEPEAGYSHVLLNDNAPGLQQRANVAQYNGISAYVGLAIGLLDYFDIGVTLPVYYDKFNGNTACEPSEIDGGKCDGNPLAGTSNAYVGNVTASLKARAPIPADVPVDFAAFFRYSFKTSKNTKQGLWVREPEYFQKETGIAYPYGSAKSVFTVGAALTFDLTKADIMPLLVHFNGGYRMSMDKAYLSFPFASAALEFYVLDFLSFFGELYMDIQTDEFTWNVGNEGKYNAPEKLDMKQVTAGAVFHLPVGLDIQLGASFYVGNDNFVHYARVMHNEENLNKAAERASAGDQSAVTADGQLKSGIEVMKTRVNPQIALFGGLTWSGFLAPQDRDGDGVADSDDRCPDDYGHRLNGGCPMGNPDSDEDGVCDAWVSEKGMLDEFRNVCEGIDQCPTEKGNNSNGCPSDDPDPDKDGVCDSWVSQKGQLDQFKDICEGIDQCPAEAGTLVNNGCPEDNPDPDGDGLCSPWVTDKNKLDQYAGVCKGYDMCPGEAGAAGNKGCPWDDPDSDGDGICDEWVVQKKLGYYFEKAAEDEALAKEWFISKSCKGLDKCPLEHGAAANDGCPLPDPDLDKDGVCDAWVTERNMFNLFEGVCAGLDRCPNEAGDDGFGCPKKKVEKLEGISFKSGSATVNANAKRILKGIAQKLKEDEAYKDLKIVIQGHTDNRGKAKKNLKLSDRRAKAVMKQLTKFGVAKNRIKAVGLGSTCPVDDNSTADGREMNRRIEMHFVTPENDGMKCESNYVGD, from the coding sequence ATGAAACGAGTAGCAATGGGATTGGCCCTGGCTTTGGCGGCATCATCCGCCTTTGCTGGTCACGCCAATACGATTAACAAGACGGGCTTCGTCGGTGTCAATAAGACACAGTCAGCTCAGTCTCTCGGTCATTCAAAGCTTGTGTTTACAGCTTTGGGCGACTATGCTTTTGGCAATAGCATGTTCAAGAATGAACCGGAAGCCGGTTACAGCCATGTGTTGCTTAATGATAATGCTCCTGGGCTGCAGCAGAGAGCAAATGTTGCCCAGTATAACGGTATCAGCGCTTATGTTGGCCTCGCTATTGGTCTTTTGGACTACTTCGACATCGGTGTGACGTTGCCGGTCTATTATGACAAGTTTAACGGCAATACCGCTTGCGAACCGTCTGAAATTGATGGTGGTAAGTGCGATGGCAATCCGCTTGCTGGTACGAGCAACGCATACGTCGGTAACGTGACGGCTAGCTTGAAGGCTCGTGCTCCGATCCCGGCTGATGTGCCTGTCGACTTCGCTGCTTTCTTCAGATATTCTTTCAAGACTTCTAAGAATACCAAGCAAGGTCTTTGGGTTCGTGAACCGGAATACTTCCAGAAGGAAACCGGTATTGCTTATCCGTACGGCTCTGCTAAGTCTGTATTCACCGTCGGTGCTGCTTTGACGTTCGACCTTACCAAGGCCGACATCATGCCTCTCCTCGTCCATTTCAACGGTGGTTACCGTATGTCCATGGACAAGGCTTACTTGTCCTTCCCGTTCGCAAGCGCAGCTCTTGAATTCTATGTGCTTGACTTCCTCTCCTTCTTCGGCGAACTCTACATGGATATTCAGACTGATGAATTTACATGGAATGTTGGCAATGAAGGCAAGTACAACGCTCCTGAAAAGCTCGACATGAAGCAGGTGACTGCTGGTGCCGTGTTCCACCTGCCGGTGGGCCTTGACATCCAGCTCGGTGCTTCTTTCTATGTGGGCAACGACAACTTTGTTCATTATGCTCGCGTGATGCACAATGAAGAAAATTTGAACAAGGCTGCTGAAAGAGCTTCTGCTGGTGACCAAAGTGCTGTTACCGCTGATGGTCAGCTCAAGTCTGGTATCGAAGTGATGAAAACCCGCGTGAACCCGCAGATCGCTTTGTTCGGTGGTCTTACCTGGTCGGGCTTCCTTGCTCCGCAGGACCGCGACGGTGACGGCGTGGCTGACTCTGATGACCGCTGCCCGGATGACTATGGTCACCGTTTGAACGGCGGCTGCCCGATGGGTAACCCGGATAGCGACGAAGACGGTGTCTGCGACGCTTGGGTTTCTGAAAAGGGTATGCTTGACGAATTCCGTAATGTTTGCGAAGGTATCGACCAGTGCCCGACCGAAAAGGGTAACAACTCTAACGGTTGCCCGAGCGATGATCCGGACCCGGATAAGGACGGCGTCTGCGATTCTTGGGTAAGCCAGAAGGGTCAGCTCGATCAGTTCAAGGATATTTGCGAAGGTATCGACCAGTGCCCGGCTGAAGCTGGTACGCTCGTCAACAACGGCTGCCCGGAAGACAATCCGGACCCGGATGGCGACGGTCTCTGCTCTCCGTGGGTTACCGACAAGAACAAGCTTGACCAGTATGCTGGCGTCTGCAAGGGCTACGACATGTGTCCGGGTGAAGCTGGTGCTGCCGGCAATAAGGGCTGCCCGTGGGATGATCCGGACAGCGACGGCGACGGTATCTGCGATGAATGGGTTGTACAGAAGAAGCTTGGCTACTACTTCGAAAAGGCTGCTGAAGACGAAGCTCTCGCTAAGGAATGGTTCATCTCCAAGTCCTGCAAGGGTCTCGACAAGTGCCCGCTCGAACACGGTGCTGCTGCCAACGATGGCTGCCCGCTCCCGGATCCGGACCTTGACAAGGATGGCGTCTGCGATGCTTGGGTCACCGAAAGGAACATGTTCAACCTCTTCGAAGGTGTCTGCGCTGGTCTTGATCGCTGCCCGAATGAAGCTGGCGATGATGGCTTCGGCTGCCCGAAGAAGAAGGTAGAAAAGCTCGAAGGTATCTCCTTCAAGAGCGGTTCTGCAACTGTCAACGCTAACGCTAAGAGAATCCTTAAGGGTATCGCTCAGAAGCTTAAGGAAGACGAAGCATACAAGGATCTCAAGATTGTGATCCAGGGTCATACCGACAACCGCGGTAAGGCTAAGAAGAACCTCAAGCTCTCTGACCGCCGCGCTAAGGCTGTTATGAAGCAGCTCACGAAGTTCGGCGTTGCCAAGAACCGTATCAAGGCTGTTGGTCTCGGTTCTACCTGCCCGGTTGACGACAACTCCACGGCAGATGGTCGCGAAATGAACCGTCGTATTGAAATGCACTTCGTCACACCGGAAAATGACGGTATGAAGTGCGAAAGCAACTACGTTGGTGACTAA